Sequence from the Salvia splendens isolate huo1 unplaced genomic scaffold, SspV2 ctg44, whole genome shotgun sequence genome:
CATGCTTCCATATTTAATATCTCATCTTAGCTTTACCAAACGATTTGTTAAATAATTAGACCACACTATTATTAGCTTTGTCCAAAAACTGACATACAAATACTATACAACATAGTTGCAATACAGTGAGATTTAATGAGTTTTGATTtgtaaatgtaaaatatttgttGTAGCAGTATACACGTTTGGTTCAATGTCTTTTCCATAACTCATTTTCCCAAGATGTGGAGTGGCTCCCCATATCTCTTTTATTTATTGGTGGAATAAAACCTAAACAGcttttttgtttggttttttGGAGTTGAGACTCAAAATCTTGTACTCCTCCACTACTATATTTGGATTTGGAGATTGAAAATCTTGTAAAATACGAAAAGCAGAACCTACAGAAATCTACAGTGCTCTGCTCTAGTAATTAATTCTCTTTTTTTGCTTTGGAATTGTCAAACCCTGttacctcactttcttttttccttttttttgagTGAAATATGCTCATAGTCATACATCACTTTCCTTaacaaaattgacaaaatacaaataattatgTTGAGTAGCTATTGCACCATGTACCCTACAATGGTTGTAGGCTTGTAGTATTGAGTGTATAAAATATACACACAATATTGTACTACTCCTTAGTTACATTTACacaaaaatatatactttcaaaaaTTGTACTCCAATAGTTGTAATTATAATGGGAGTATTCAAATACTCCATTACAATAAAATTTCTGTTTCTTAATATAGGGGTACTCATTATTAGAAGACTGTGTGGTCTGTGGATATTTATCCAAGATATTTTAcatagtactccttccgtcccgcactactcgcacttatttcctttttgggcgtccaaagttacttgcactctttccatttttagtaaaaattttcacctacaaccgtaatttttgactttcctatacactcattccttaatctccgtgccgaaaaggaaaggggcgagtagcccgggacggagggagtataaattaattGAAACATTTTCCAATCACTAATTTGAATACAAGTactttcaataaataaaatcatgagTAGTATCTAGTAATAAAGCAGACTCATATAGCTCCCCTAAAATACAGCATATACTTATATGTGAATTCAATCAAAGACAGTATTGAGCTACACATACCAATGATGACAAAACAATTATAAATAGCatacaaaaaatttcacttatCACCAAACCAAAACACAACATTCCCTCTGTACACAAGGATTACACTTCACAGGGTGAACAGAAAAGAAATTATCATggcaaaaaaaatcaatatttaatgTGGTATGAGAAAAAAACCTAAGGGTTAAAGATGAAATTCCCACATTTACACTTCCAACACATTGGCTTGTATCCTGAGACACCATCCCCCCTTGAATATTCAACTGTATTTGCTGCAATTTTCCCAAATATTTGTGAATCCAAGAATTTCTTAGCTGGAGCAATTGGAACTTGCACTGCCTCACACTTCCCACAATTCCTGCATCTGTTTTCACATCTTGGTGGCCTTGATCCTATTACACCCCTCATCATCCTTGCACCAATTTCTTCATTTTTCACCTGCATTTATCCATCAAGAAATCAAAACTATTAGAGCTAAATGCAAAACGTCCCCTCAAAATGAtacattttccattttctttctttattaattacactaaataacaatatatatatataaatcttACTATGTCAGCATTGGGGAATTGTCTACCTGATTAAACATGcaaagaggaaaaaaaattagtaaaactttttttcttgattttgtatGATATAAGTGAAGAATGTGAATATGTAATaactatacatatatatataaatataccaTAAGCAATGAAGATGAAGAGAAATGCATAAGCAAGTAGGATTATTGGGATGGAATTCATGCAGGCCATTTTTTATGGAGAGAGAAGCTctagagagaagaagaagccaTGGTTTTGTAATTGTAAAAAAAAGGGAGTTGAGAAGAAGAGTGGAAAAGGGAAAGACGATTTGTGAGATATGTTCCTCGATTAATGAGCCCAGATTGTGTGAGAATGAGATGAGAGAGagtggtgtgtgtgtgtgtgtctgtgttattgcagtgcagtgggaggagagagaaaagtgaATGGATATGTACATGTAATGGAACAAAGAAAGGGTTGAGCAACCATAGCTTTATTATATTTGGAGCTTTTTtgaaaattactccctccgtcccatttttAGCAGTGGActtcacgttccactaactcattcctacttacatttaattataaaactaatatataaaagtgagactcacattccactaactttttcaactcatttttcattacatttcttaaaacccgtgcccggtcaaagtgtcccaaattatgtgggacagagggagtatatttttgtgATGTACGGATTAGGGTGAGTATTTACGGTGTATGTTTTaggaaattgaaattgagatgGTCATTGTGCTTGGTTTGATTTGGGGAATTAGCTAGGTTCTAGAGTTAATGAGACATGACTTGAATTACTCTCAGTTAGAGTATTTAAATAGCCTcaaattgttaaaaaaaaatcaactttttgtctattaaaatcaaaattagacAAGATAAATCATAAGACTCAAATTTGTTAGCAAGTACTACTTACTATCTCAAAAccatttttttgataaaattataacATCTGTAATATTCATATGCGGACATCTCCGCATATGAGTTAAACGTTGCGAAGAAAATAACACTGAAAAACattgataatatatatattttgcgAATGACTAGACTTTTTTGCCGTGAGATAATTGTGAACAAATCAAAACCTTACAAGTAAATGTCACATATTTGACCATTTACCCTTCAAATATAGtgtataatactcccttcgtcccactctAAGCGGAGCATTTCTGTATTGTTACGTGAAAAAAAGTGGAGAATATAAAGTACTAGAGAGAATGATGTTTCTATGTttataaatatgtcatttatAGTGGAATATTAGTATATCACAAAACGAAAAATGTGTCGATTAGAGTGGAGCGGAATTAATAGTAAGTTTTAGTAGAATTTCTATATGAGAAAGGGACATGTGAGGGAGTATTAGTGCAGGGTAAGGTGTGGTGGGACTATATATTATTCGCTTTCATTTTCTATTGATTCTTACTCTTCATTCTGTCTCCCTCGTATCAGTGTATGTAACACTGTTGAGGTTGGTTTTTCATCAGATTTTTGTACCTATTGCTTATTTCTATTACTGcatttattctctcttaattaattaatttatttatttatttatttatgaagaGTGtagatataaataaataaaggtgTAGCCTGCATTATTCATTGCTTTCGTCACAAACTAAGCCTACAATTATTTAAAGTTCCCATACTTCAATACTTTAACATTTTACGTGAAGATTAAAAAAGTGATGGTGGTGATTTACTGATTTAATTATCTAATAATTGATGCTAATGACTTTTTCCTATCCTATGGCCTATGGAAGAGAGATCAGAGATGTAAGGGTTGAGTTATTCATAGgccttaattatttatattttcaaaacaattcGAAGATTCAATTTGAATTCACACGAAATTTATGAGTTATAGCAAAATTTTATTATGACCTTCGCCTTTTGGGTTGAATTggatacttcattaaaaattaatataattattgttATCTTTATAAATGATTacacattaattttatttattagattaatataaatcataaataaattttaatcgTGTAAATTAGATTAAAAATCAGGTTTAATCACGTAAATTGGATTCATCACATGTCATTATTGTGTAGTTATCGTGTCGTATTAACTCAAATTGTATCGTGTCATATGCGGATTGTGTTCAAATTTGAAGGTAGAAGATTATATTCATATTCAGATTGATAGTCACTTTAAAAAATCGAGTTCAAGTTAAGCTTTAATGGATTTGATCATTATCATATTAACCGTCAATGGTTTGaacaatccaataaataaagatgaatactaatactaatctacttgatggatccgcgaatttttgatgttagcaaatgctggtagagaatgaaaatacagacacaaagaatttacgtggttcgatttactgaagtaaatctacgtccacgggaaaaagggagggcaagattgtattgcttgatctgttttctacagcttacaaatacaaacttgctatttgctatatggtgttttatctctagagagcttaaccttctcatatcagatctaagttccatttatatcttggactaagatcgtggcttgcatcaccaccctaagtcgtggatgtcgtgtaggtcatggcctaagatcgtggatgtagcgtaggtcatggcctacgatcgtggcctgagttgacaccacgtggtagtgggtgtgttggacatcctgtatgggtccactaactccttgttcggtcgaatactgagaccgaactgctttggttgccgatctgagagtagagcttgatgccgacctgagagcagagcttgataggttggcttttaccgagctgtaggctgaggccgaactctttggtaatgccgaactcatactcttccttgggctttgggctgatgggccgtcattgctgttgggcttgtttagtacgcaccccatcactaccccccccgaaaagcgaagtgaatcacttcggcgaagcgagtcacttcggcattctggaatacggggggaggctgaagtcgggggacgtgccctgcgcgtgactgcattaaatgcggcattaaatgcgacagtaaaatccggccgtcgaatcctgaaaaggtgggatatgaaacggtgcgatgatttgaaatcttttccaaatctgataaataccgcctttcttcatcatttgaacacctttgctattggcttcttctgcactctctatcttttgcgtgaaaaatttccttccgctttcaaaaatttcctcaggatttcttcaaactttcaaagagtaagaaccatgtctgcttcttcttcgtctgagtctggtagcggtagaaaagggggtaaggggtcttctagccggaaagaatccggggagaagaccgtagagtattttcacagtatcttgagtaaggatactgtgatatccctttacgaaaaatactcttttcctggggggaaggcggtggttcccgacgatgatcatagggctaacgatccgccggagggttatgccaccgtttacgaagcctgcttagaatgcgggcttcgtttccctcttcccccaccttttgtagagtttcttgatttttttcaactccctttaggtcaggtgactccgaattcttggaggcacttgtcggcttttgctgccgaactccgtaggttagataaggatctgtctctgcgggcaatccttaattttttccaatttaaaaggaagggatcttggttttacttgatccccttacagccttttagggcattctgcaaaaccaagtggccgaaatggcaaaaccgcttctttttttataataggacagcggctccgggcttcccctggagagggccgaagtccgtgattcctcaccctcggttagaaccattggccgagctcgatgacgagctcaacaagattcccatagttaggaaacaatacacggagtctgagctcgtcaagggcgacgtcgtgttcgacatctcgtcttcggacgaagaggccgagggtgaggatttctctttacctttatgttctactgctttaacgaagaaaactaaccttgctttcttgctttttggcagtgtacatgctgaacaaggctacccgaaaatcttcggagtccaaggagccggagaggccgaaaaccgccagctcggcgtctgatgccgagaggactccgaaaaggcaaaaaacctcttcggatccgaagaagccggagtcaacttcggcaaaggggagggggagggcccagaagcccccgagagcgccagagaaagacgtggtcttggcgcctccttcggaacatatctgtgagccgtttttatggcccacggacttcgccgaggtgaattctcttcttgattttctggccttgctttttttttctgtattttttgtggtccctttgttgacttttttctttattcattttcagaggaacgatatgctctccaagctcgtcgccgtcgaactctccaaagcgtccaatgactatgccgagatgcagaggaagttggcagctgcttgtcatcgggccgaacaggctgaggctaactttgagaaggccagagctgctaggatttcggcccaggatgaagctcagtttgccaaaaaccagctcgtcatccagcgagagcaggcgaagcggagcgatgctgctgccgtggttgcccaaggggaggctctccgtgtttacacggagaaactctttttgagcagccagttctcggcctttgtcggtagcctggtaaggctaattgccgataagggcgagcagggggccgacgtcgtgctgcctctgtacagccgagagatagcagctcggcttcagaatctgccgctccttgaggagctcgcttcatcttcggtcctgctttctgcagaccgagtccggagttgtcgagctgatcgggacgagaacctggaggctatctttgcctccgtgggacccgtttcacccgcttcgacttacaacggagagggtgaggccgagccgctggagcgggaggccgaagtcgatcaggccgggcatccggagaaggaggccgatcaggaggcggaggcgaggccggcaggaggcgaggccgaggctgaggtagcccaggagaaggaagctgtaccagaccgaggagccggagacgaagcaggcggagtatgatttcgtctcccttctcttagtctagtttcttccttgtaaaatggccttgaagccct
This genomic interval carries:
- the LOC121790203 gene encoding EPIDERMAL PATTERNING FACTOR-like protein 2 isoform X1, coding for MACMNSIPIILLAYAFLFIFIAYGRQFPNADIVKNEEIGARMMRGVIGSRPPRCENRCRNCGKCEAVQVPIAPAKKFLDSQIFGKIAANTVEYSRGDGVSGYKPMCWKCKCGNFIFNP
- the LOC121790203 gene encoding EPIDERMAL PATTERNING FACTOR-like protein 2 isoform X2, encoding MHFSSSSLLMVKNEEIGARMMRGVIGSRPPRCENRCRNCGKCEAVQVPIAPAKKFLDSQIFGKIAANTVEYSRGDGVSGYKPMCWKCKCGNFIFNP